The following are encoded together in the Paludisphaera mucosa genome:
- a CDS encoding alpha/beta hydrolase fold domain-containing protein: protein MKIGLKWAGLTALMVLCVTFVLARQEPTPPESIVFEKDVVYREVDGETLHVDFARPKAGEGPFPVVVFIHGGGWRAGDKRDFRDGLFGVAQQGCAGVSVQYRFAPKHPFPAQLDDVKAAVRFVREHAKEWKLDPDRIAVMGGSAGAHLALLLATTADEDPKDAKTSSAVKAAVSLAGPTDLTRPYPDASRAMVEDLLGQARKADRAAQDAASPLHHLNAGDAPVLLIHGTKDQLVPYDQATAFEEACKKVGVEAELFTIVGGDHGGGGDRPEEWKTAVVKSVVFLRKHLGMPPLPGTEAAPKP, encoded by the coding sequence GTGAAGATCGGGTTGAAATGGGCGGGCCTGACGGCCTTGATGGTCCTCTGCGTCACGTTCGTGCTGGCCCGCCAGGAACCGACGCCGCCGGAGTCGATCGTCTTCGAGAAGGACGTCGTGTACAGGGAGGTCGACGGCGAGACGCTGCACGTCGACTTCGCGCGTCCGAAGGCCGGCGAGGGGCCGTTCCCGGTCGTCGTCTTCATCCACGGCGGCGGCTGGCGCGCGGGCGACAAGCGCGACTTCCGCGACGGCCTCTTCGGCGTCGCCCAGCAGGGCTGCGCGGGGGTCTCCGTGCAGTACCGGTTCGCCCCCAAGCACCCGTTCCCGGCGCAGCTCGACGACGTCAAGGCGGCCGTCCGGTTCGTCCGCGAGCACGCCAAGGAGTGGAAGCTCGACCCCGATCGGATCGCCGTGATGGGCGGCTCGGCCGGCGCGCACCTGGCCCTCTTGCTGGCGACGACCGCCGACGAGGACCCGAAGGACGCGAAGACGTCGAGCGCCGTCAAGGCCGCCGTCTCGCTCGCCGGGCCGACCGACCTCACCCGGCCCTACCCCGACGCCTCGCGTGCCATGGTCGAGGACCTGCTGGGCCAGGCGCGCAAGGCCGACCGCGCGGCGCAGGACGCGGCCAGCCCGCTCCACCACCTCAACGCCGGCGACGCCCCGGTGCTGCTGATCCACGGCACGAAGGACCAGCTCGTCCCCTACGATCAGGCGACGGCGTTCGAAGAGGCCTGCAAGAAGGTGGGCGTCGAGGCCGAGCTGTTCACGATCGTCGGCGGCGACCACGGCGGCGGCGGCGACAGGCCCGAGGAGTGGAAGACCGCCGTGGTGAAGTCGGTCGTCTTCCTCCGCAAGCACCTGGGCATGCCCCCCCTGCCGGGGACCGAGGCGGCCCCGAAGCCCTGA
- a CDS encoding M15 family metallopeptidase has translation MNSSERDAGRRIARAVLLLSGGLAVGCARQEPAPPATVAADAEAPAKAEVDEPHQSFHIEPTRPIAEIRAEALAAEPPRETGEFERPDLVDLATLDPRIRLEIRYATADNFLGVPVYTTSRAFLQRPAAEALARAQARLAERGFGLLIYDGYRPWHVTKLFRVATPEKYHAFVADPAGGSRHNRGCAVDLTLYDLKSSAPLDMPTGYDDFSARAYSDSPDATPTQAANRAILRQALEAEGFLHLPEEWWHYDYRDWRRYPIQNVAFEKLGAQD, from the coding sequence ATGAATTCCAGCGAACGCGACGCGGGCCGTCGGATCGCCCGGGCCGTCCTGCTGCTGTCGGGCGGCCTCGCGGTCGGTTGCGCCCGCCAGGAGCCGGCCCCCCCGGCGACGGTCGCCGCCGATGCGGAAGCGCCCGCGAAGGCCGAGGTCGACGAGCCCCATCAGTCGTTCCACATCGAGCCCACGCGGCCCATCGCCGAGATCCGCGCCGAGGCCCTCGCCGCCGAGCCGCCTCGGGAGACGGGCGAGTTCGAGAGGCCCGACCTCGTCGACCTGGCGACGCTCGACCCGCGGATCAGGCTGGAGATCCGCTACGCCACGGCCGACAACTTCCTGGGCGTCCCGGTCTACACGACCTCGCGGGCTTTCCTGCAACGGCCGGCGGCCGAGGCCCTGGCTCGGGCCCAGGCGAGGCTCGCCGAGCGGGGCTTCGGCCTCCTGATCTACGACGGCTACCGACCCTGGCACGTCACCAAGCTCTTTCGGGTGGCCACGCCCGAGAAGTACCACGCGTTCGTCGCCGACCCCGCCGGGGGATCGCGGCACAACCGAGGCTGCGCCGTCGACCTGACGCTCTACGACCTCAAGTCGTCCGCCCCCCTCGACATGCCCACCGGCTACGACGACTTCTCCGCACGCGCCTACTCCGACTCCCCCGACGCCACCCCCACCCAGGCCGCCAACCGCGCCATCCTGCGCCAGGCGCTGGAGGCCGAGGGCTTCCTGCACCTCCCCGAGGAATGGTGGCATTACGACTACAGGGACTGGCGGCGCTACCCGATCCAGAACGTCGCGTTCGAGAAGCTGGGGGCCCAGGATTGA
- a CDS encoding Imm32 family immunity protein, with the protein MPAYGYQRAVVDAEYGLLELREVSFDLSPDGLRRLATFLRECADRAEAGDLRSGHVHIEEFDRAWRRVSPDLDVVVLRR; encoded by the coding sequence ATGCCGGCCTATGGCTACCAGCGAGCGGTCGTCGATGCCGAGTACGGATTGCTGGAACTACGCGAGGTGAGCTTCGACCTGAGCCCCGACGGCCTGCGACGACTCGCGACCTTCCTCCGAGAATGCGCCGACAGGGCTGAGGCGGGCGACCTCCGTTCCGGCCACGTTCATATCGAGGAGTTCGACCGAGCGTGGAGGCGAGTCAGTCCCGACTTGGACGTCGTCGTCCTGAGACGCTGA
- a CDS encoding sulfatase family protein codes for MSRWALALTSLVVLLASPAPAAPPNVVVIYADDLGYGDVSCYGAKTGLTPNVDRLAKEGIKFTDAHASSATCTPSRYAILTGEYPWRRQGTGVLPGDARLIIEPGRATLASVLRDAGYRTAAVGKWHLGLGDDKLDWNGPIKPGPLEVGFDECFIMAATGDRVPCVYVKDHEVVGRDPADPIVVRYDAPIAGEPTGKANPELLRLRPSHGHDMAVVDGVSRIGHMKGGAKARWRDETMAETFTSEAVGFIGRNKERPFFLYFATHDVHVPRLPHPRFLGRSGMGPRGDAIVEFDWSVGEVLKALDEAGLAANTLVVLTSDNGPVVDDGYRDEAAEKLGGHKPAGPFRGGKYSKFEAGTRVPFVVRWPARVKPGESAALVGQVDFLATFAALVGRTAPRATAPDAQDQLRALLGEDPKGREVLIEHAGGLAVRRGKWKFIPATDGRKTNPATNTELGNDDKPQLYDLDADPGETRNVADDHPDALDRLRKDLAEARKGR; via the coding sequence ATGTCCCGATGGGCGTTGGCGCTGACGTCGCTGGTGGTCCTCCTCGCCTCTCCGGCCCCCGCCGCGCCGCCGAACGTGGTGGTGATCTATGCCGACGATCTGGGCTACGGCGACGTGAGCTGCTATGGCGCGAAGACCGGGCTGACGCCGAACGTCGACCGGCTCGCGAAGGAGGGGATCAAATTTACGGACGCTCACGCGTCGTCGGCGACCTGCACGCCGTCGCGGTATGCGATCCTGACCGGCGAGTATCCCTGGCGGCGGCAGGGGACGGGCGTCCTCCCCGGCGACGCGCGGCTCATCATCGAGCCCGGCCGGGCCACCCTGGCGAGCGTCTTGCGAGACGCCGGCTATCGCACGGCGGCGGTCGGCAAGTGGCATCTCGGGCTGGGGGACGACAAGCTCGACTGGAACGGGCCGATCAAGCCCGGGCCGCTGGAGGTCGGGTTCGACGAGTGCTTCATCATGGCCGCGACCGGCGACCGCGTCCCCTGCGTCTACGTGAAGGATCACGAGGTCGTGGGCCGCGACCCGGCCGACCCGATCGTCGTCCGGTACGACGCGCCGATCGCGGGCGAGCCCACCGGCAAGGCGAACCCCGAGCTGCTCCGGCTCCGTCCCAGCCACGGCCACGACATGGCCGTCGTCGACGGCGTCAGCCGGATCGGCCACATGAAGGGGGGCGCGAAGGCCAGGTGGCGCGACGAGACGATGGCCGAGACGTTCACGAGCGAGGCCGTGGGATTCATCGGGCGGAACAAGGAACGGCCGTTCTTCCTCTACTTCGCGACCCACGACGTCCACGTCCCCCGGCTGCCGCACCCCCGCTTCCTGGGCCGGTCCGGCATGGGCCCGCGCGGCGACGCGATCGTCGAGTTCGACTGGTCCGTCGGCGAGGTCCTCAAGGCGCTCGACGAGGCCGGGCTGGCCGCGAACACCCTGGTCGTCCTCACGAGCGACAACGGCCCGGTCGTCGACGACGGCTATCGCGACGAGGCCGCGGAGAAACTCGGCGGCCACAAGCCGGCCGGGCCGTTCCGGGGCGGCAAGTACAGCAAGTTCGAGGCGGGGACGCGGGTCCCGTTCGTCGTCCGCTGGCCCGCCCGGGTGAAGCCCGGCGAGTCGGCCGCGCTCGTGGGCCAGGTCGACTTCCTCGCCACCTTCGCCGCGCTCGTCGGCCGCACCGCCCCGAGAGCGACCGCTCCCGACGCGCAGGACCAGCTTCGCGCCCTGCTGGGCGAGGACCCGAAGGGCCGCGAGGTCCTGATCGAGCACGCCGGCGGCCTGGCGGTGCGGCGGGGTAAATGGAAGTTCATCCCCGCGACCGACGGCCGCAAGACCAACCCCGCGACCAACACCGAGCTGGGCAACGACGACAAGCCCCAGCTCTACGACCTCGACGCCGACCCGGGCGAGACGCGCAACGTCGCCGACGACCACCCCGACGCGCTCGACCGGCTCCGCAAGGACCTGGCCGAGGCACGGAAAGGCCGTTGA
- a CDS encoding glycosyltransferase family 4 protein, with amino-acid sequence MTERAPKLALLSRRYPPLIGGAERVLGYLAEALAREGADVAVLTSAVAEAAALAPREEVDYPRSQGGGRLTIHRLKTSPLRFVGTWAYMRNLARWLATNPVDLAYVSMLKHDAYVAVAAGAERGFPVVLRPEGAGATGDVAWQAKGNFGARIARRCKRADALVAISPPVRAELVDAGYDEATIHDLPNGVPIPSRAWQRREGWQRSPRAIFVGRLAPEKGLDTLVRAWPIVRETFPEARLTLVGEGPERPGLDRLARELGLAGPAFAMPGPSADVEDELRGADLFVLPSTEEGMSIALMEAMALGVPVVASAIPGNRRLIADFKHGRLAPPREPETLARTVVEQWSTFDRAFHMSRAARGRVEQQYSIRTVARRHLNLFRELIARERSG; translated from the coding sequence GTGACCGAACGAGCCCCCAAGCTAGCCCTCCTCTCCCGACGCTATCCGCCGTTGATCGGCGGCGCCGAGCGCGTGCTGGGCTACCTGGCCGAGGCCCTGGCGCGCGAGGGTGCCGACGTCGCGGTGCTGACCTCGGCCGTCGCCGAGGCGGCGGCGCTCGCCCCGCGCGAGGAGGTCGACTACCCCCGGTCGCAGGGCGGGGGCCGGCTGACGATCCACCGCCTGAAGACGTCGCCGCTGCGGTTCGTCGGCACCTGGGCCTACATGCGGAACCTGGCCCGCTGGCTGGCGACGAACCCGGTCGACCTGGCGTACGTCTCGATGCTCAAGCACGACGCCTACGTCGCCGTGGCGGCGGGGGCGGAGCGAGGCTTCCCGGTCGTCCTCCGGCCCGAGGGCGCCGGCGCCACCGGCGACGTCGCCTGGCAGGCGAAGGGGAACTTCGGCGCGCGGATCGCCCGCCGCTGCAAGCGGGCCGACGCCCTCGTGGCCATCTCCCCGCCCGTCCGCGCCGAGCTGGTCGACGCCGGCTACGACGAGGCGACGATCCACGACCTCCCCAACGGCGTGCCGATCCCGTCGCGGGCCTGGCAGCGCCGCGAGGGCTGGCAGCGGTCGCCGCGGGCGATCTTCGTCGGCCGCCTGGCGCCCGAGAAGGGGCTCGACACCCTCGTCCGCGCCTGGCCGATCGTCCGCGAGACGTTCCCCGAGGCCCGGCTGACGCTCGTCGGCGAGGGGCCCGAGCGCCCGGGCCTCGACCGCCTGGCGCGCGAGCTGGGCCTGGCCGGGCCGGCCTTCGCGATGCCCGGGCCGTCGGCCGACGTCGAGGACGAGCTGCGCGGGGCCGACCTGTTCGTGCTCCCCTCGACGGAGGAGGGGATGAGCATCGCCCTGATGGAGGCGATGGCGCTCGGCGTGCCGGTCGTCGCCTCGGCGATCCCGGGCAACCGCCGCCTGATCGCCGACTTCAAGCACGGCCGGCTCGCCCCCCCGCGCGAGCCCGAGACGCTCGCCCGGACGGTCGTCGAGCAGTGGTCGACGTTCGACCGGGCCTTCCACATGAGCCGCGCGGCCCGGGGCCGCGTCGAGCAGCAGTACTCGATCCGGACGGTCGCGCGGCGTCATCTCAACTTGTTCCGGGAACTGATCGCCCGCGAGCGATCGGGCTGA
- a CDS encoding metal-dependent hydrolase: protein MSTRFRWLGHSALLFENDGKHVLIDPFLTGNPKAAIQPDDAQADLILISHGHGDHVGDAVAIAKRTKATVASNYEIGEWLKQPEQGLLKVEGLQHGGGFTFDDWVRVKFTLAFHGSALPDGSNGGNPCGFILTFPDGTKVYDAADTALFGDMALIGEEGLDLALLPIGDYYTMGVDDSIRAVKLLKPKYVIPIHYGTFPGIAQDARAWAERVKKETSAQPVVMEPGDWFDIPK from the coding sequence ATGTCCACCCGCTTCCGCTGGCTCGGCCATTCCGCGCTGCTGTTCGAGAACGACGGCAAGCACGTGCTGATCGACCCATTCCTGACCGGCAACCCCAAGGCCGCCATCCAGCCCGACGACGCGCAGGCCGACCTGATCCTGATCTCGCACGGCCACGGCGACCACGTCGGCGACGCGGTGGCGATCGCCAAACGGACCAAGGCGACGGTCGCCAGCAACTACGAGATCGGCGAGTGGCTCAAGCAGCCCGAGCAAGGGCTTCTGAAAGTCGAGGGCCTCCAGCACGGCGGCGGGTTCACGTTCGACGACTGGGTCCGCGTCAAGTTCACGCTCGCCTTCCACGGCTCGGCGCTCCCCGACGGCTCGAACGGCGGCAACCCCTGCGGCTTCATCCTGACCTTCCCCGACGGGACCAAGGTCTACGACGCCGCCGACACCGCCCTCTTCGGCGACATGGCCCTCATCGGCGAGGAGGGCCTCGACCTCGCGCTGCTCCCCATCGGCGACTACTACACGATGGGCGTCGACGACTCGATCCGGGCCGTCAAGCTGCTCAAGCCGAAGTACGTGATCCCCATCCACTACGGGACCTTCCCGGGCATCGCCCAGGACGCCCGCGCCTGGGCCGAGCGCGTCAAGAAGGAGACCTCCGCCCAGCCCGTCGTGATGGAGCCGGGAGACTGGTTCGACATCCCGAAGTGA
- a CDS encoding isochorismatase family protein has protein sequence MTRTSSRLVPTLILAFLPIAALADDAPLRLTLRSRGVEAGKVTVVEKTEDWDPKTTAIVVCDMWDQHWCRSAASRVGEMAGPLNETLKIARDRGVFIIHAPSTTTAFYKDSPQRRRAQQAPYAPTPVPLVTTPRWGTAWYWTDAKREGVLPIDDSDMGCDCKVKCEITAPWTRQTAAIEIAEADAITDDGQETWNLLAARGIDRVILCGVHLNMCVLGRPFAIRQLTVLGKKVALMRDMTDTMYNPDRPPGVAHFTGTDLMIEHVERYWCPTFTSSAITGKPRFRFDGAPPAQE, from the coding sequence ATGACCCGGACATCCTCGCGCCTCGTCCCGACCCTGATCCTGGCGTTCCTGCCGATCGCCGCCCTGGCCGACGACGCCCCTTTGCGGCTGACGCTGCGCTCGCGGGGCGTCGAGGCCGGCAAGGTCACGGTGGTCGAGAAGACCGAGGACTGGGACCCGAAGACGACGGCGATCGTCGTCTGCGACATGTGGGACCAGCACTGGTGCAGGTCGGCCGCCAGCCGGGTGGGCGAGATGGCCGGGCCGCTGAACGAGACCCTCAAGATCGCCCGGGACCGCGGCGTCTTCATCATCCACGCCCCCAGCACGACGACCGCCTTCTACAAGGACTCACCGCAACGACGACGCGCCCAGCAGGCCCCGTACGCCCCGACGCCCGTCCCGCTCGTCACGACGCCCCGCTGGGGGACAGCCTGGTACTGGACCGACGCGAAGCGCGAGGGCGTCCTGCCGATCGACGACTCGGACATGGGCTGCGACTGCAAGGTCAAGTGCGAGATCACCGCCCCCTGGACCCGGCAGACCGCCGCGATCGAGATCGCCGAGGCCGACGCGATCACGGACGACGGCCAGGAGACCTGGAACCTCCTCGCCGCCCGCGGGATCGACCGCGTCATCCTCTGCGGCGTCCACCTCAACATGTGCGTGCTGGGCCGCCCGTTCGCCATCCGCCAGTTGACCGTGCTCGGCAAGAAGGTCGCCCTGATGCGCGACATGACCGACACGATGTACAACCCCGACCGGCCCCCGGGCGTCGCCCACTTCACCGGCACCGACCTGATGATCGAGCACGTCGAACGCTACTGGTGCCCGACGTTCACCAGTTCGGCCATCACGGGGAAGCCCCGCTTCCGGTTCGACGGGGCGCCGCCCGCTCAGGAATGA
- the hisD gene encoding histidinol dehydrogenase, with translation MENWLKRGADQAETAEADAKVRETVERILADVARRGDEAVRELSVRFDGWDRDDYRLSPAEVEGCLAQLSRRDVADVRFAQEQVRNFARHQREALRDVEVETLPGVVLGHKNIPVGSAGCYVPGGKYPLLASAHMSVVTAKVAGVPRVVTCAPPYQGRPAAAIVAAQHLAGADEIYCLGGVQAVAAMALGTRSIAAVDLLIGPGNAYVAEAKRQLFGRVGIDLFAGPTETLVIADETVDAELCATDLLGQAEHGPDSPAILLTTSEKLARETIAEVGRLLTILPTAAVARQAWDRHGAVCVAADDAEMVRVADRIASEHVQVMTRDPDYFLTHMRNYGALFLGPRTNVAFGDKVIGTNHTLPTRKAARYTGGLWVGKFLKTCTYQKVLTDEAAALVGGYCSRLCALEGFVGHAEQANIRVRRYGGVDVPYGGVVAGDEPGPG, from the coding sequence GTGGAGAACTGGCTGAAGCGCGGGGCCGATCAGGCGGAGACGGCCGAGGCGGACGCGAAGGTCCGCGAGACGGTCGAGCGCATCCTGGCCGACGTCGCCCGTCGCGGCGACGAGGCGGTGCGCGAGCTTTCCGTCCGCTTCGACGGCTGGGACCGCGACGACTACCGGCTGTCGCCGGCCGAGGTCGAGGGCTGCCTCGCCCAGCTCAGCCGGCGCGACGTCGCCGACGTCCGGTTCGCGCAGGAGCAGGTGCGGAACTTCGCCCGGCATCAGCGCGAGGCCCTCCGCGACGTGGAGGTCGAGACGCTGCCCGGGGTCGTGCTGGGCCACAAGAACATCCCGGTCGGCTCGGCCGGCTGCTACGTCCCGGGCGGGAAGTACCCGCTGCTGGCCTCGGCGCACATGTCGGTCGTCACGGCCAAGGTCGCGGGCGTGCCCCGGGTCGTCACCTGCGCCCCGCCGTATCAGGGCCGGCCCGCCGCCGCGATCGTCGCGGCGCAGCACCTGGCGGGGGCCGACGAGATCTACTGCCTGGGGGGCGTCCAGGCGGTCGCCGCGATGGCTTTGGGGACGCGATCGATCGCCGCGGTCGACCTGCTGATCGGCCCCGGGAACGCCTACGTGGCCGAGGCCAAGCGCCAGCTCTTCGGCCGCGTCGGCATCGACCTGTTCGCCGGCCCGACCGAGACCCTGGTCATCGCCGACGAGACGGTCGACGCCGAGCTGTGCGCCACCGACCTGCTGGGCCAGGCCGAGCACGGCCCCGACTCGCCGGCGATCCTGCTCACCACTTCCGAGAAGCTGGCGCGCGAGACGATCGCCGAGGTCGGGCGGCTGCTGACGATCCTCCCCACGGCGGCCGTCGCCCGCCAGGCGTGGGACCGCCACGGCGCGGTCTGCGTGGCGGCCGACGACGCCGAGATGGTGCGGGTCGCCGACCGGATCGCGTCCGAGCACGTCCAGGTCATGACCCGCGACCCCGACTACTTCCTGACCCACATGCGCAACTACGGGGCGCTCTTCCTGGGCCCGCGCACCAACGTCGCGTTCGGCGACAAGGTCATCGGGACCAATCACACCCTGCCCACGAGGAAGGCCGCCCGCTACACCGGCGGGCTCTGGGTCGGCAAGTTCCTGAAGACGTGCACGTATCAGAAAGTCCTGACCGACGAGGCCGCGGCGCTCGTCGGCGGCTATTGCTCGCGTCTCTGCGCCCTCGAAGGCTTCGTGGGCCACGCCGAGCAGGCCAACATCCGGGTGCGACGATACGGGGGCGTCGACGTCCCCTACGGTGGGGTCGTCGCCGGGGACGAGCCCGGGCCCGGTTGA
- a CDS encoding glycerophosphodiester phosphodiesterase, producing the protein MPRSSLCRLLLALGLATSPRAEDGPQQFLENGVTAHRGNSSEHPENTMPALASGLESGADWVELDIFRTKDGQLVVTHDETTGRVGDRDLVVVESTYDQLKTVDVATEFRRREGLTLAQLPPLATPRLEDVLRLAMAQRRARVSIQPKMDCVREAVALVKALGAEAWVGFNDGDLGYMSEVKRLAPGIPVFWDRPAGWDVDADLRIARERGFEALVVNHAGLTTGKVARIHAAGLSAGAWTVQEADLMRKLLGMGVDRIYTGRPRLLLDVKKSLSP; encoded by the coding sequence ATGCCCCGAAGCTCTCTGTGCCGCCTGCTCCTGGCCCTCGGCCTCGCGACGTCCCCGCGAGCGGAGGACGGGCCGCAGCAGTTCCTCGAAAACGGCGTCACCGCCCACCGGGGGAATTCGAGCGAGCACCCCGAGAACACCATGCCCGCGCTCGCCAGCGGCCTGGAATCGGGGGCCGACTGGGTCGAGCTGGACATCTTCCGCACGAAGGACGGCCAGCTCGTCGTCACCCACGACGAGACCACGGGCCGGGTCGGGGACCGCGACCTCGTGGTCGTCGAGTCGACCTATGATCAATTGAAGACGGTCGACGTGGCGACCGAGTTCCGCCGCCGCGAGGGGCTGACGCTCGCCCAGCTCCCGCCGTTGGCGACGCCCCGGCTCGAAGACGTGCTGCGGCTGGCCATGGCCCAGCGCCGGGCGCGGGTCTCGATCCAGCCCAAGATGGACTGCGTCCGCGAGGCCGTCGCGCTCGTGAAGGCCCTCGGCGCCGAGGCGTGGGTCGGCTTCAATGACGGCGACCTGGGCTACATGTCGGAGGTGAAGCGGCTCGCGCCGGGGATCCCCGTCTTCTGGGACCGCCCGGCCGGCTGGGACGTCGACGCCGACCTCCGCATCGCCCGCGAGCGGGGCTTCGAGGCGCTCGTCGTGAACCACGCCGGGCTCACGACCGGGAAGGTCGCCAGGATCCACGCCGCCGGCCTCTCCGCCGGGGCCTGGACCGTCCAGGAGGCCGACCTCATGCGCAAGCTGCTGGGCATGGGCGTCGACCGCATCTACACCGGCCGGCCCCGCCTGCTGCTGGACGTCAAGAAATCCCTGTCCCCTTGA
- a CDS encoding glycosyltransferase — METGSAAVLKVLQLIPTLDRSGAEKQMVMLSKGLPRDRFRVEAAVLTRPGPLEAELVAAGIPVTSIAKRRKVDPFALGRLTRLIRAGKFDVVQTWIFAANAYGRIAARRAGTPVVVTAEMAVDLWKGRIERAVDRRLATSCDKLVGNSNAVVDYYRKLGVPAERLEMIYSGVADEAPPQVDPAAVRAEIGFPPDASLALFAGRLAPQKRVGDLLKVLDLLQHVQPDLRTAIVGDGPMRAELEKLAGRYDLVDRVRFLGHREDVPRLMAAADVVVLTSEYEGLPNVVLEAMMLSKPVVATAAPGTTEVVADGLTGMLAPIGDIPALAKVLRNLIRDPARARALGAAGRERALAEFNDGAMIARFADLYERLAAAKGLAVAPSPTAS; from the coding sequence GTGGAAACGGGGTCCGCCGCCGTGCTCAAGGTCTTGCAACTGATCCCGACTCTCGACCGCTCCGGCGCCGAGAAGCAGATGGTGATGCTCTCGAAGGGCCTCCCCCGCGACCGCTTCCGCGTCGAGGCCGCCGTGCTGACGCGACCGGGCCCGCTGGAGGCCGAGCTGGTCGCCGCCGGGATCCCGGTGACGTCGATCGCCAAGCGCCGCAAGGTCGACCCCTTCGCCCTGGGGCGGCTGACCCGGCTGATCCGGGCCGGGAAGTTCGACGTCGTCCAGACCTGGATCTTCGCCGCCAACGCCTACGGCCGGATCGCCGCCAGGCGCGCCGGGACGCCCGTCGTGGTGACCGCCGAGATGGCCGTAGACCTGTGGAAGGGGCGGATCGAGCGGGCCGTCGACCGCCGGCTGGCGACGTCCTGCGACAAGCTCGTCGGCAACTCGAACGCCGTGGTCGACTACTACCGCAAGCTCGGCGTGCCCGCGGAACGGCTGGAGATGATCTACTCGGGCGTCGCCGACGAGGCCCCGCCGCAGGTCGACCCGGCGGCCGTACGCGCCGAGATCGGCTTCCCGCCCGACGCGTCGCTCGCCCTGTTCGCCGGCCGGCTCGCGCCCCAGAAGCGCGTGGGCGACCTGCTCAAGGTGCTCGACCTGTTGCAGCACGTCCAGCCCGACCTGCGCACCGCGATCGTCGGCGACGGCCCGATGCGCGCCGAGCTGGAGAAGCTCGCCGGCCGCTACGACCTGGTCGATCGGGTGCGGTTCCTGGGCCACCGCGAGGACGTCCCCCGCCTGATGGCCGCCGCCGACGTCGTCGTCCTGACCAGCGAATACGAAGGCCTGCCCAACGTCGTCCTGGAGGCGATGATGCTCTCCAAGCCCGTCGTCGCGACCGCCGCGCCGGGGACGACCGAGGTCGTCGCCGACGGCCTGACCGGCATGCTGGCGCCCATCGGCGACATCCCCGCGCTCGCCAAGGTGCTCCGCAACCTGATCCGCGACCCCGCCCGCGCCCGGGCCCTCGGCGCGGCCGGCCGCGAGCGCGCCCTGGCCGAGTTCAACGACGGGGCCATGATCGCCCGTTTCGCCGACCTCTACGAGCGCCTCGCCGCCGCCAAGGGCCTGGCCGTCGCCCCGTCGCCGACGGCGTCCTGA